The following is a genomic window from Onychomys torridus chromosome 13, mOncTor1.1, whole genome shotgun sequence.
CCACGAGATCAGTAAAAGAAGAACGTTCAGTAACAGTAGGCGACTGCTTCTGGCTAATGCACAAAAGGGAACCAGCCCCGAACAGAGATCCCTGTCAGCCTATATAGTTTCCTGGCTCCAAGTTATACTTTGAGTTTAACCACATTTCACAGAAATGACAAGATTTGGTTGGACAAATGGGGAAATTTACAATGTAAAATATTGTCACGGTTATTCCAAGACAGACCAGCACTGCTTTTCCCAGGCAGCTGTTAACCAAGGCTATCCTGTCTGCCTGGCGGAATTACGCTAAGAGAACCTGAGTGCTTCTTTGGCTAAATTCTACTTGTGTAAGTTAGTATTTCTTAAGCACGTTTACATCAACTTCTCATTTTCTCCTGTATCAGTAAGACCGCTTATAGTAAAACCTCTATAAGGTTTACCTCATATATTATTcactcattaaaatatttactggACAAATCTTTTATACAGCATGAgttattaagatataaaaaaaaatatacaggtttgctgggcggtggtggcgcacgcctttaatcccagcacttgggaggcagaggtaggtgaatatgagttcaaggccagcctggtctacaaagtgagttctgggacaggctccaaaaactacagagaaatcctgtctcgaaaaacaaaacaaaacaaaatacaggtTCATAAAATTTACAAAGTTAATACAtaaaagaggagacagatgtTCATACAAATATAGCTTAAGATGGCTATAAAACTAGGAAACAAACCTTGTCAGGGCCGGGAGCATacctcagttgtagagtgcttacctagcattctGGAGACCCTGAGCTCTAAAAACACAAATTAAGTTCATTGATGTGAGAGGTAATAATTTGTCAATCTCAGCCACAGAGGAAAATGGGCATACTTCAGGACTGTTAAATGAGAAATTTATGGGAATCCAGTATGTTTGTCCATCACCTCTCCATACAATCTAATGTAGGATGCCAGGGCAAATCTGACAAAGAGCAGGAGTCAGGGTTGGTGGAAGCAGCCACTGTAGGTAATTCTCTATACAAATGTGTTGGGGTCATTTGCTGTTAGcactgcctgcttgcctgcctagAATGACTTCACACCCAAGAGGCCGAAATTAACTCTTTGCTTATAAGGGAAGACGATCTGTAGACTCCACCACATTCACCTGGCAAACACAGGCCTCTCTCTGCAACTCCACTGCTGAGTACCCGCCTGCTACCATTTGCCAGAGAAGCAGATATGGCCCCGCTGGCACCAGCAGGTACAAAGCTGGCTTCATAGTCAGGATGCTTCCAAGGCTCTCTCCTGCCTTCATGGTGTTTGGTCCACTTAACTGGGGTGTGATGGTGGAAATGGGCCAGAAAGGCTCCTATGTGGGCAACAAGGTCCTAATGGGGTAATGCCTTTCTGTAGGCTGCgaatttgtgttgctctgattggctgatttATAAAGCCGtttagcctatggcaaggcagcttagaaggcaggtgggaaattcagagagagagagagacagacaggaggaaggccagagagatgccagccaggagcaacatgtaatggaacacaagtaaagccacagaaaatgaggcaaaacatatagattaacagaaatgggctaaatttaaatgtaagagctagtcagcagtaggcctgagctaatggctgatgggcaggactggggaaaactttagctacaagGTCCAGACCAAAAGAAGCATCCTGACCCCGAGGTACCCATGGAGGATGGTATTGTCACCAACTTGGATGACAGAGATGAAACCACATTTTATACAATGAGCCAAAGTATGACCCTGGAGGAACACTTACTACTTACCAAGACTCCCTGAACCCCAGACCAATCATGAAAAGACCCAGATCATGTTCAAGATCAACATCACACAGCTGCCAAGGCTGTGCTGTCTGTACAACTCTGATAGTACCACTTGCCTCGTAATGGACACTAGAGACAAggacagaaacacacatgcacgcatacatGCACACCTATAGAAACTACCCCTACACCATTTTGTGTCTGGACTCAGTCAGATAGGACTTTATAGACTACCCACGAAGCTCCTGAATAAGCATGGCTATACCTTGCCATAGCCAGACAGGAAATTGTAACATCAAGGAGAAGCTGTGCCATGTTACCCTGGACTTCCAGTAAGGAATGCCTGCTGCTGCATCCTTCTTCCTAAAGAagagttatgagctgcctgatggcAAGGACCTATTGGCAAGGACCAATTCTGCTGTTCCCAGGTGCTCTTCTAGCCTTCTTTCTGGGTGTGGAATATTATGGTGTCCATGAACTtacctttaattccatcattaAGTGCAATGTCAATTAATACCTCTATGCCAATGCAGGGCTGTCTGGTGGTACCACCATGTACCCAGGCATCGACTACAACAGGATTTAGATCACTGCTCTGGCTCCTAGTACCATAAAGATCAACATCATCACTCTCGAAGTGCAAGTACCCTGTGTGGACGGGTAGCTCCACCATGGTCTTGCTGTCCACCTTCCAGCAGTTACGAGTTAGCCGGGAGTACAAGGACTATGGCCCTTCTTTCATATATTGCAAATGATTCTAGGTGGAAAATGATGGAGCTGTGTTCACACCTTTTTTGACAAAATGtgtggagaaaaaaaacccaagacaactttgttctttttatcaattataaatatatataatttttttggggggaagggggtgTGCTTTTGACTCAGGATTTAAAAACTGGAATGGCGAAGGTGACAGCAGCTGACTGGGGTAAGCATCCCCCAAGTTTTAGAACGTGACAATGTGGCTGAGGACTCTGGGTGCATCTTTGTTGTTGTCGCTACAGGAAGCCCCTTGTCCTCTCCAGAGCAGCTTTTGTCTAAATCATGCAAAAAATCATCCACCCTAATCCTTCGCTTTTCATTTTGAGTGGTCAGCCACATGCCTGGGCCCATGCCTGATTCCTAACTTGAGATGTAAGGAGGCTTTGGGTCTCcctgggagcttacctgttcatATAGACTCGAGAGCAGTTTAATAAAAGAGTACACCTTACcaacaagaaaaaaggaagactGGTCCCACTCTTTAGCCCTTCCAAATGGGACCAGAAACGGGTGGCTATGGAACAATTTAAGTGTGCCCCCTAGCAGGGAATGCAAGTACAAAAGACGACtacatgaaaactgaaatagaaaagcCGCCTGGAAAAATCTTTGTAGAAGTCACCCCAACTGATCTAAATTTATACAAGGGTAAAGCTTTGTCATCTAAGTACCTAAATGTCAAACCAATCCCTAACTTCTCCCTTTCCCATAAAATACAAGACACAGATGCTATACTAATTCCAGTAATTAGTTGAAAACACCGTTAAGGGATTTTGGATTCAGTCATCAGAGTACCATATTTAAATGATTTCTGTAAACATTTTGATAAAGGCCACAGGACACTCGTCACATTGTTCAGATGCCCAGTGGCAGGACTTCTGATGAGACCAAACAGGTCACACCAATAAGATACTGTAGAGATAAAGCCAATGTGACTAACTCCAAAGCAGAGCACACGAAGGACCTCATGTATAATACAAACCAGCTTAATAAATAGAGGGGACAGAGGTGCCAGGACCCTGGGAGAGTTTTAGTTCCCGGAGGCTTGTTCACAGCCTTCTCTGAGACTCCACTGCCACTTCCACTCGGGCAAGTCTGATGGTGCGGCCGTGAAGTTTGTAGCCATCTTGTCGTACCAATGCCACAGTGCCAGGCTGTACCCCAACACCTGCTGGCATGTGACAGATGAGTTCATGCTCATGAGGGTCGTATTTGTCACCAATGGGCGTCATTTTCTCCAGGCCATGCTTGGCAAACACACTTTTCAGCTTTGCTTCTAAAAGAGACAGTCCTTGAAAGACTTTTTCCAGAGTAAGCTTGTGGTCCTCGGGTTTCGTTCCTTCTGAAAAGCACTCAGCAGTCTTCTCCAAAATGTCGGCCACCTCCACCAAGTCCTTACAGAAGCTCTGGATTCCTGCAGAGAAACCAGATCCAAGTCTGAGAACAACGCTGTCCTTAGGAGAAGAATCTGGAGTAGGCCCAGAGAGGTAGCTAGTACACTTTATACTTAGGATTTCTGAAAGTGGGAAGGTTGCCACGCAGGACTTAGGGATCAGCTCAATCATTCAAGCTTGCaaagtgtgtctgtctgtctatctccagGAATCCTACTGGGAAACTGGAAAGAGATACAACTTGGACTAAATAAGTCTACATAAAATAGACTACAAACAGGATTATCTTAGTTGTGCAGAGGCCATTCTGAAGAGAAAAGCTAGGAATATTTCACTGGGAGGGTGGGGAACACAAAATAAGAAGTCAGCACTATGCTATGAATGCTCAGAGCCCCTTGTTCGAGGCTGCCTAGATAGGAAGGCGAGGCACACTTACAGATGAGGTGAGTGTCCTTCCTATGGCCTGTTAGAGCAATGTGAATTGTTACAAGGTGAGAGTAAACCCAGCTGTTGAAGGATCCCACTGTTCCCGCTCCCACAGGGATAAGGAATGGTCACTGTTAGATATCTACGGCCTAACACCCAGCAGGGACTGAAGAGTAGACTCTTTGGGTTTACAGCTATGCCGAAATGGGCAGTCAACTAGACTAGTCACAGGTAAGCAATAAAAATACCAGCAGAGACCTGAGAAAACTGACCAGATGCGGCGGACCACAGGAGAGGAAGGAATTCTCCCTTTAATTTCCCAGGGTACCAGGGCCAGTAGAGCTTCCTGAGGGAAACAGTGGCAAATCAGGCCAACAGCGGCACACTGGGAActggattgcaggcatgcagACGGGttcacaaggaaagaaaaatgccaaTGTAAGTGGGGAATGGGGCACCATCTGGGttagggtgggagtgggggcgggggcgggagaaggcagagcagaaggTGTGTCAGGAAACAAGCCCTGACTGACAGTGGATGTGAGCTTTTAGTGTTGGGGACCAAGCGCACGGCTCTGCTCATGCCATGTACATGCTGGGTCAATGAGCTGCATTTTTAGCCATTCAGGAGagaggtggttttttttgttttttttcctttcttttctagacagggtttctctgtgtagttttggtgcctgtcctgtatctcactctgtagctcaggctgacctcaaactcagagatctgcctggctctgcctcctgagtacaggttTAAAAGCAGCAAGCTTCTGTGCTGAACTGTAAACtgccaggggagaccttgcttctAAGGCAGTGAAGAAGTGGAAATTTGGGTAAACAGAAGCCCAGGTTCTTGTTGGTACACTGAGGAGCAGTTTCTGACTGATTCTCATTATTGTAGTatgattattttgtgtgtgatgtatgcgtgtttgcctgtatgtgcatCCAAGTGGGAGTCATAGGTCAATGATGTATATTTtgctctagttttttttaaagatagaatcttatttatttatttatttacatttattagtgctctacctgcatgtatacctttatgtcagaaaagggcatcagatcttactacaggtggttgtgagccacaatgtggttgctgggaattgaactcagggcctttggaagagcagccagtgctcttaacctttgagccatctcccagccccatgATAGAATCTCTTACTGGACCCAGAACTAGACATTTCAACCAGACAGGGAGTCCAGTGAGTGTCCAGGATTTGCCTGTCTCCTCCCCACCAGCACTGGGGTGAGTTAAACACCATCCTGCTCACCGAGCAGGTAGAACATCGGAAGTTCCCCCATTGCTAAAACTGTTCTACTTCCACAGACATTGCCACAACTCAGCAGTCAACAAGTTTCTTCTGTAAAAGGTCACACAGTAAGTATTTTAGGGTTTGTGGAACAAGAGGCAAAAGCCAAGGATTTTATATTCTGTAGGTAAAGAGAAAATAAGTTTATatggattaaaaaaatcatgaaatccaAAACTGTACTAACTGGCAGTTGGCTATGATTTGCTGAGCCTTGCTATAATCTTGGAGACACATGCACAAATGCGtgaatactctctctctctctcttttaagtttTAGCTTCCTTCAGGCTGTTCTATAAATCACCAACTTGCAGAGTACTGACAGCAATAAAAGATTCTTGTCCAAAGCAGTGTACTTTCCCTGTGGATACAGACCAATGTTGCTTACATTAAGCAAACTTCAGCATTCCTGGCTATGCCCTGCTCTTTGGATTTTCCTCTTGAGTGTCTTAATGATTCACTGGTTCACTAATGactgaaaaatattatttctatatacACTAGAGTGTTGGGAATGTAGTAACTGTATATCCTTAGAAAAATCCAGGCCAGGATTATTATAGCAATGGCATGAGACCATTCCCACATGCAGCAGAGAAAGCCTGTGGGGATTGTGGGAGGTATGGGATGAATCAGTCAGGGGACTCAGGTGCATTTCTACTACGATCAGTTTACAAATGTGCTTTCAAAGGTGCCTGGCCTTCAACTACATTTGTTCTATTATGAGTCATCTCTCACCAAATATCTTGGCGTCTTCTACACATCTCTGGGTTCGTCTCCTTATGTTTTCAGAATCAGCGACAGCTCTCTGGTATCTTAGCTAAATATCAACAGCAAAATCAAAGGATGAGAAATCAGTGGGAAAGAATGCTTTTACTTTATAAACCTCGTCCTTGTAATAGAGGAAGggggaatacagctcagtgatggagcactttctcagcatgcacaaggccctgggttcagtctccaataaaactagtagttgtttaaaaaaaaaaaaaaaaaaacagtctgagATCGGCTGCTCTCTAAATTTCCAAAGTAGTAATCTATTTACTCTTCAGTAGCTTGTAAGTAATTCCAACTAGCTTGTACATATCAGTTTTTCAAGTCCATATTTTATTTAGGCAACACTGCCAACCCTTCTTTCACTGACAAAGAGTAAGTTTTAAAAACCTATCACCTGTTTCAAGGCAGTTAGCTCCTCCTGTTTGGTCctcttttctctttagttcctggtttcTTTAATTGCTCCCCTAAGACATGCTTCCCAGCAACTTGCAGGCCCAAGGGCCTCTGCAATGATTCTGCTGTAGCCATCTCTTCTCACAGTGCTCAATCACGACTGTATCCAGTGGGTCTGATGCTCTCTGATTACCAGAGTACAAAGAACTCACACACCCAGCAAATATTTATTCTCTATCACCTGACAGGCACGGTACCACCTTTAACTGCCAAACCATCAGCTGGGAAGTGCTGGGAAACAAAAGGGAACCCACACGAGGCACCATCCTTATTAGCAAGTGGCCTTTTAAAAACCACAGCTTTTTTTTTGCCCAATAGGCCCAGCAAGAGAGCAGTGGGGAAAGAGGGGTAAAGGACCATTTTAGAGGAAaggtcattaaaaaacaaaacaaaaaaacaaacacagctgggtagtggtggcacacgcctataatcccagcactcgggaggcagaggcaggtggatctctgtgagttcgagtccagcctggtctacaaagtgagttccaggacagcctccaaagctacagagagaaaccctgtctcgaaaaaccaaaccaaaccaaaccaacccaaaaacaaaaaacaaacaaaaccaaacaaacacaaaaaactttGCTTGAACATTTAAACCCGAGAAGAGATaataacaaataatataaaatctacTACTCACTGTTAAATCTTGGACTTCTTTTTCCAGTTTAACAGCTTTTAGCCTTAAGGCTTGTTCAGCAAGGGAGGGACCGAGTACATCAGGAGGGTCCTCAGAACTGCAGTCTTCCCCAGCCGTTCTTGGGGTGGCAGTGCTGAATGGGTGGAGCCATCCCCtaagagggtgggggagggcagtggCACATAATGAAAGAATACCACCACACAAAGGCAAACCACAACAGCTAGAGCCCCACTGGAACTCTCCACAGTTTTCAGTCTTGGTGACAAATGCTACGATGTCCTTCCCATGCACTTTCCTACTTCATCTGCCTCATGTTTTTATTGCCCAATACCTGAAACATGACTAGATTTTAAAGTGCTCTTAAAAGGTATAGCTTTAAGGTGAGAAAGtgggctcaacagttaagagcattgactgctcttccagaagatctggattCAATTCCAAGCCTGTTCAGCaactcacaagcacctgtaactccagttcatgggatctaatgccttctggcttctgtgggcagcaggcacacaggtggtgcagACACAATGCAGGTAAAACTCCCCCACACTAAAAATACAGCTCTATTGATATGCAGTTGTCATGCTGTACAATTTAccatttaaaatgtacaattcGAACATTTTTACCATGTCCAGAGTCAACCAATTCTGAAATCACAATTCCAGAACATCTTTGTCACCATAAAAAGGCTTGTACTTATCACATCATTTACCACTTCCTCTTAAATCATTTGCCCCAGGTAAGCCTGatgacattttgttttctatacAGACACACTTTTTATGGATGCCTAGTGTCAACAGAGTCATAATAGATGGTCCCTTAGAAGCAGTTTTTCACTTACAATGTGTTTCAGGTTTATTCATGTTAATTGTGATAAGAAAAAATACCAAcaagttttttaattaaaaagaacagGAATCGAATGAATTTACTGACAAGTAGGAAGTGTTCAGTTACACAGGAATAAGAAACTCTCCCCTGCTCTGAAACACAGGAGCTAAAACTAAActgctgcccacccccacccccatcacatcTGCTCCTCTCCCCTGAGAATCGACTACCACCAACATGTGATTAGACAGATGTTTGCTAAAGATAAAACTGTCTTAACTAGAAACTTGCAAATTTCAGCTTCTGTACAGCTGAAATTCCCAGATTAGCTCTAGGAAATCTCCTTTGGCACAGGGATTTTAAAAAGAGCCCCTAGGATGGTCAGAAGATTATGATAATATCTAACCCTACATAAAACATGACATATTTCAGATCAGGGCTGGACCTCTTTAAGCAATAGTTAGAGTCTGCAGCTGTGCGCTAAAGAAGTTTTTCCTCATCTCTGCAATGTTAAGAATTTCTCATTGGGGACAGGTGAGACACCCTCGAAACTACATTTGCCAGTAATTGGTTACTTTTTATTGCTAAGTAATAGCTCATTGTGTAGATatgccacactttttttttttttttatccatttgtcAACTGATttggatttcttcttttctgctaGGATGAATAATGCTGCTAATACAAAATAAATGCTATTATAATCTGTCATACCCAGCCTAGCTCCAGGAATGGACCCGATTtgggcagtgggatcaggaggTCCAGGCTCACTGCTGGAAAAAAACACAGCACCCTGGAAGCTCAACATGCTTATTACATAGTTGTTCAATCTCTAGGAAGGTGGGGTTATTCATACATCAAGAGGCAGGGCTTCTGGTGTACAGCTAGATCAAGGGGACAGGTTTAGTTAATCTAAGGAGTagtctctgtgaaacagtctttGGGTTGTAAACATCCAGAGGGGAGAAGCACACACTGTTAACACTCACACTCAATACCTAGAGGAAGGTTTTGCCTTTCTCCATGGGCATGAGGCTCTGGGGTCTTTGACATGGCCAGCTCAtgtcaccacacacactcacacatgactTCATGCACTCagggttttgtcttggaagtgtTCGCCCGTTTGACCAATGAGTTTCCCTCAGCCACTGTCCATGTCCCTGGTTGGGTGCCACTTGCTGCACCAGCAGAGTCCCAGGGATAGATGACTGGGAGAGTGAGAAtgtgaagaaaagacagagaggaagctggGGTCAGGTAGTCAGGGCTCTGATTATATATAGTTTATTACAGAGACTGAACGAGAGGTGGagttgcatacagctgaacaaggaggcaagGTTATTAtacacagataaacaaggaggtggGGCTTACGGTGTAGAGCTGGATCCAGTTAATTTCAGTAGAACAAATTTCTGAAAGGGAGCAGTTTTCAGGGTGCAAACATCCAGCGAGGGAGAATGCTATAGTAGGCCTTTTCTGCACACACCATTAATACTTGCACTGTGTCCcccaaggaaggctttgccatgcCTCCAAATCTCACTCCagaaggaaggctttgccatgcCTCCAAATCTCACTCCagaaggaaggctttgccattcctccAGGGGTCTGAGGCTCTGGAGTTTTGACAAGCActtactcaggacttcactcactgaggactgtctctgacccccacaaTAAACCCTACT
Proteins encoded in this region:
- the Grpel2 gene encoding grpE protein homolog 2, mitochondrial; translation: MAARSLWAVQRLQRLLASGTVSQSRGWLHPFSTATPRTAGEDCSSEDPPDVLGPSLAEQALRLKAVKLEKEVQDLTLRYQRAVADSENIRRRTQRCVEDAKIFGIQSFCKDLVEVADILEKTAECFSEGTKPEDHKLTLEKVFQGLSLLEAKLKSVFAKHGLEKMTPIGDKYDPHEHELICHMPAGVGVQPGTVALVRQDGYKLHGRTIRLARVEVAVESQRRL